Proteins from one Candidatus Desulfovibrio trichonymphae genomic window:
- a CDS encoding RelA/SpoT family protein, whose translation MVRIQEILDAVESAHQKADLDMIRRAYVFAAAAHGGQTRLSGEIYLSHPLAVAYSLAEMGFDESTVAAGLLHDTVEDTKVDIEGIDEKFGEDVADIVDGVTKISLIPFENKEEAQAENIRKMILAMSHDMRVLMVKLADRLHNMRTLNYQKALKQRSIAQETMDVYAPLANRLGLYSMKRDLEELSFRYLWPDIYNQIDHWLDSHQVVERQIIDKVTELICGLLVANGIQGRVYGRVKHMFSIYKKMQSQSLTLDEMHDIMAFRVLVSDIKDCYAVLGLVHSPWRPVHGRFKDYISMPKANGYQSLHTTVIGPEGERIEIQIRTEDMHRRAEHGVAAHWLYKEKGRINTRDLEQFAWLREIFERQSEETDSREFMHSLKMDLFKDEVYVYTPAGDVKELPEGATPLDFAFFIHTKVGQHCAGIKVNGRLVPLGTKLRNGDTVEVITDQARNPNRDWLKLVKTAKARSRIQRYLRTEERARAMSLGREMLEKEGRKVSLNVGKATKAGHLALVAQELNFENVYEMIAAIGYAHLTPRRVLNRLYAVLHPDEVAPAQFLPEAVAKESKKEIRKNEGVDIAGVDGVLMRFAKCCNPVPGDPIIGYISRGMGVSVHRADCPNVVNMEPERLISVHWSGAEEKPYEAGIFIIAKDVHGVLADVTLIFAKNSVNITGLKMDRTVDGRATLYFTVEVRDATQLYDLIEVIRAVPSILEVVRDAGDMG comes from the coding sequence ATGGTCCGCATTCAGGAAATCCTTGACGCGGTGGAATCCGCCCATCAGAAGGCCGATCTGGATATGATACGGCGCGCCTATGTTTTTGCCGCAGCCGCCCATGGCGGGCAAACGCGCCTTTCCGGCGAGATCTACCTCTCTCATCCTCTGGCGGTGGCGTACTCCCTTGCGGAAATGGGTTTTGACGAGTCCACTGTGGCCGCCGGTCTTTTGCACGACACAGTGGAAGACACAAAAGTCGACATTGAAGGGATCGACGAGAAATTTGGTGAAGATGTGGCCGACATTGTTGACGGCGTTACCAAGATCAGTCTTATCCCCTTTGAGAATAAAGAAGAAGCCCAGGCCGAGAACATACGCAAGATGATTCTGGCCATGAGTCATGACATGCGTGTGCTCATGGTCAAGCTGGCGGATCGTCTGCACAACATGCGCACGCTCAATTATCAGAAGGCCCTTAAACAACGAAGCATTGCCCAGGAAACTATGGATGTTTACGCTCCGTTGGCCAACCGTCTCGGTCTGTACAGCATGAAGCGCGATCTGGAGGAGTTGAGTTTCAGATATCTGTGGCCGGATATCTATAATCAGATTGACCACTGGCTTGACAGCCATCAGGTAGTGGAAAGGCAGATTATTGACAAGGTGACGGAGCTCATCTGCGGGCTGCTTGTTGCAAACGGCATTCAGGGGCGCGTGTATGGACGCGTCAAGCACATGTTCAGCATATACAAAAAAATGCAGTCCCAATCTCTGACGCTGGATGAAATGCACGACATCATGGCGTTCCGGGTACTCGTTTCCGATATCAAAGACTGCTATGCTGTGCTTGGCCTTGTGCATTCCCCGTGGCGGCCGGTTCACGGGCGCTTCAAGGACTACATTTCCATGCCCAAGGCCAACGGTTACCAGAGTTTGCACACCACGGTCATAGGGCCGGAAGGCGAGCGCATTGAAATTCAGATACGCACGGAAGACATGCACAGACGGGCCGAGCATGGTGTGGCGGCGCACTGGCTTTACAAGGAAAAAGGCCGTATCAATACTAGGGATCTGGAACAGTTTGCTTGGTTGCGGGAAATTTTTGAGCGTCAGAGCGAAGAAACGGATTCACGCGAATTCATGCATTCACTTAAGATGGATCTTTTCAAGGACGAAGTTTACGTCTACACCCCGGCGGGCGACGTCAAGGAACTGCCCGAAGGAGCGACGCCGCTGGACTTCGCTTTTTTTATCCACACCAAGGTGGGTCAGCACTGCGCCGGCATCAAGGTCAACGGTCGTCTTGTTCCGCTGGGCACAAAGCTTAGAAACGGCGATACGGTGGAGGTTATTACAGATCAGGCGCGCAACCCCAACAGGGATTGGCTGAAACTTGTCAAAACAGCCAAAGCGCGCAGCCGCATTCAGCGGTATCTGCGCACGGAGGAACGCGCGCGGGCCATGTCCCTTGGCCGTGAAATGCTGGAGAAAGAGGGACGAAAGGTCAGCCTGAATGTGGGCAAAGCCACGAAGGCCGGGCATCTTGCCCTTGTGGCGCAGGAATTGAATTTTGAGAACGTCTATGAAATGATCGCGGCCATCGGCTACGCCCATCTGACGCCGCGCCGTGTGTTGAACCGGCTTTATGCCGTGCTGCACCCCGACGAGGTTGCGCCTGCGCAGTTTTTGCCCGAAGCCGTCGCCAAAGAATCAAAGAAAGAAATCCGCAAAAATGAGGGCGTGGATATTGCCGGCGTGGACGGCGTGCTGATGCGTTTTGCAAAGTGTTGCAATCCCGTACCCGGCGACCCCATTATCGGCTATATTTCCAGAGGCATGGGCGTGAGCGTTCACCGGGCGGACTGTCCCAATGTGGTCAATATGGAGCCGGAGAGGCTTATTTCTGTCCACTGGAGCGGCGCGGAAGAAAAACCCTACGAAGCCGGCATTTTTATTATTGCGAAAGATGTGCACGGCGTGTTGGCCGATGTGACACTGATTTTTGCCAAAAACAGCGTCAATATCACAGGTCTCAAAATGGACAGGACAGTGGACGGGCGCGCAACCTTGTATTTTACTGTGGAGGTGCGCGACGCAACGCAACTGTATGATCTTATAGAAGTTATACGCGCTGTACCGTCCATTCTGGAGGTGGTGCGCGACGCAGGAGACATGGGTTGA
- a CDS encoding chemotaxis protein yields MYNFFRLFCLVLAFLSPAGCGPKEMGSSLSSDQAEVGSGIMSEDQLRYPVIGAGNIERTLYYYNRPEVMAQQQLRRAQFNRLTGNAPDPEIPEYRAKPKQRSPFRQ; encoded by the coding sequence ATGTACAATTTTTTCAGACTTTTTTGCCTTGTGCTCGCGTTTCTTTCGCCGGCTGGTTGCGGCCCAAAAGAGATGGGCTCAAGCTTGTCCTCCGATCAGGCAGAAGTCGGCTCCGGCATCATGTCGGAAGATCAGTTGCGTTATCCCGTCATCGGCGCGGGCAACATCGAGCGCACTCTCTACTACTATAACCGTCCAGAAGTCATGGCGCAGCAGCAATTGCGGCGCGCCCAGTTTAACAGGTTGACCGGCAACGCGCCTGATCCTGAAATTCCGGAGTACCGCGCCAAGCCAAAACAACGCAGTCCGTTCAGGCAGTAA